A portion of the Acidobacteriaceae bacterium genome contains these proteins:
- a CDS encoding CsbD family protein, translating to MSISETTLKGKFDEVAGKVKQTFGDAMNDQETANKGAAQEVKGHAEQSWGAVKEAASDKSAEFKARHEPEAQQHAHDIREKITSTAQNVKDSVVHAVKGDEYKKTA from the coding sequence ATGAGCATTTCTGAAACGACGTTGAAGGGCAAGTTCGATGAAGTAGCCGGCAAGGTGAAGCAGACCTTCGGCGATGCAATGAACGATCAGGAAACAGCCAACAAGGGCGCGGCTCAGGAAGTAAAAGGTCACGCGGAGCAGTCTTGGGGAGCGGTGAAGGAAGCGGCCAGCGACAAGTCCGCCGAGTTCAAGGCTCGCCACGAACCTGAAGCCCAGCAGCATGCGCACGACATTCGCGAAAAGATTACGTCCACCGCGCAGAACGTGAAGGACAGCGTCGTTCATGCCGTTAAGGGCGACGAGTACAAGAAGACAGCTTAG
- a CDS encoding lmo0937 family membrane protein codes for MLWTITIILLVLWLLGFVGFHVLGSWIHLLLILAIIVLIFNLLSGRRGI; via the coding sequence ATGCTTTGGACAATCACGATCATTCTTTTGGTTCTTTGGCTTTTGGGCTTCGTCGGCTTCCACGTTCTCGGTTCGTGGATTCACCTTCTGCTGATTCTTGCCATCATTGTGCTCATCTTCAACCTCCTGTCAGGTCGACGCGGCATCTAA